In Streptomyces sp. NBC_01381, a genomic segment contains:
- a CDS encoding long-chain fatty acid--CoA ligase yields the protein MSDTQTLIENRPPSVAHLFLERVAATPDAEAYRYPVPAAAGEGPDDWKSLSWAQAAERVYAIAAGLIDLGLAPEDRVALASSTRVEWILSDLGILCAGAATTTVYPQTNAEESTYILADSGSRVLIAENAEQLAKAREKRAELPELKHVVVIDTEGAEPVDGDPEGWLLTLADLEARGAAHLEKNPEAVKERIAAITKDQLATIIYTSGTTGKPKGVRLPQDNWSYMAKAIASTGLLGPDDVQYLWLPLAHVFGKVLTSGQIELGHVTAVDGRVDKIIENLPVVQPTYMAAVPRIFEKVYNGVAAKARAGGGAKYKIFLWAADVSREYAKVSQDNFRRTGNASVPFGLGAKHKVADALVYSKLREAFGGRLRAAVSGSAALAPEIGYFFAGAGIHILEGYGLTESSAASFVNPGEAYRTGTVGKPLPGTEVRIADDGEILLRGPGIMEGYHGLPDKTAEVLESDGWFHTGDIGELSPDGYLKITDRKKDLIKTSGGKYIAPAEVEGQFKAVCPYVSNILVHGADRNFCTALIALDEPAILDWAKENGLEGKSYADVVAAPATVALIEGYVKQLNEGLQRWQTVKKFKLLPRDLDIEHGELTPSLKLKRPVVEREYQHLIDEMYAGSREA from the coding sequence GTGAGCGACACACAGACCTTGATCGAGAACCGTCCGCCGTCCGTGGCGCATCTCTTCCTGGAGCGCGTGGCTGCCACGCCGGACGCCGAGGCCTACCGCTATCCCGTGCCGGCGGCCGCCGGCGAGGGCCCCGACGACTGGAAGTCGCTGAGCTGGGCGCAGGCCGCCGAGCGCGTCTACGCCATCGCCGCTGGCCTGATCGACCTCGGCCTCGCGCCCGAGGACCGGGTGGCCCTCGCCTCGTCGACCCGGGTCGAGTGGATCCTCTCCGACCTCGGCATCCTCTGCGCCGGCGCGGCCACCACCACGGTGTATCCGCAGACCAACGCCGAGGAGTCCACCTACATCCTGGCCGACTCCGGCAGCCGGGTGCTGATCGCCGAGAACGCCGAGCAGCTCGCCAAGGCGCGCGAGAAGCGGGCCGAGCTGCCCGAGCTCAAGCACGTCGTGGTGATCGACACCGAGGGCGCCGAGCCCGTCGACGGCGACCCCGAAGGCTGGCTGCTCACGCTCGCCGACCTGGAGGCGCGCGGCGCCGCCCACCTGGAGAAGAACCCGGAGGCGGTCAAGGAGCGGATCGCCGCCATCACCAAGGACCAGCTCGCCACGATCATCTACACCTCCGGCACCACGGGTAAGCCCAAGGGCGTGCGGCTGCCGCAGGACAACTGGTCGTACATGGCGAAGGCCATTGCCTCGACCGGCCTGCTCGGCCCCGACGACGTGCAGTACCTGTGGCTGCCGCTCGCGCATGTCTTCGGCAAGGTGCTGACCTCCGGGCAGATCGAGCTCGGACACGTCACCGCCGTCGACGGCCGCGTGGACAAGATCATCGAGAACCTTCCGGTGGTGCAGCCGACGTACATGGCGGCCGTGCCCCGCATCTTCGAGAAGGTCTACAACGGCGTCGCGGCCAAGGCGCGGGCCGGCGGCGGCGCCAAATACAAGATCTTCCTGTGGGCGGCCGATGTCTCCCGCGAGTACGCGAAGGTCAGCCAGGACAACTTCCGCAGGACCGGCAACGCCTCGGTGCCCTTCGGGCTCGGCGCCAAGCACAAGGTCGCCGACGCGCTCGTCTACTCCAAGCTGCGGGAGGCCTTCGGCGGACGGCTGCGCGCCGCCGTCTCCGGCTCGGCCGCGCTCGCGCCGGAGATCGGCTACTTCTTCGCCGGCGCGGGCATCCACATCCTGGAGGGCTACGGCCTGACCGAGTCCTCCGCGGCCTCCTTCGTGAACCCCGGCGAGGCCTACCGCACCGGCACCGTCGGCAAGCCGCTGCCCGGCACCGAGGTCCGGATCGCCGACGACGGCGAGATCCTGCTGCGCGGCCCCGGCATCATGGAGGGCTACCACGGCCTGCCGGACAAGACGGCCGAGGTGCTCGAATCCGACGGCTGGTTCCACACCGGGGACATCGGCGAGCTGTCCCCCGACGGGTACCTGAAGATCACCGACCGCAAGAAGGACCTCATCAAGACGTCCGGCGGCAAGTACATCGCGCCCGCCGAGGTCGAGGGCCAGTTCAAGGCCGTGTGCCCGTACGTCTCCAACATCCTGGTGCACGGCGCCGACCGGAACTTCTGCACCGCCCTGATCGCCCTCGACGAGCCCGCCATCCTGGACTGGGCCAAGGAGAACGGTCTGGAGGGCAAGAGCTACGCCGACGTGGTCGCCGCCCCGGCGACGGTCGCGCTCATCGAGGGCTATGTGAAGCAGCTCAACGAAGGCCTGCAGCGCTGGCAGACCGTCAAGAAGTTCAAGCTGCTCCCGCGCGACCTGGACATCGAGCACGGCGAACTGACGCCCAGCCTCAAGCTGAAGCGCCCGGTCGTCGAGCGCGAGTACCAGCACCTGATCGACGAGATGTACGCGGGCTCGCGCGAGGCCTGA
- a CDS encoding two-component system response regulator yields the protein MSTEVMNDNRASILLVDDMEDNLMALEAVLGSLNEPLVRARSGEEAMKAILRQRFAVILLDVRMPGMDGFETASNIKRLDQTKDVPIIFLTGTDNDAGYAFRGYATGAADYLTKPFDPWVLRAKVTVFLELHRKNQQLERILAREQQQFDELAARLAAIETHMAASSLKDVLELRHHVTHMEEMVKEMRRGRGGR from the coding sequence ATGAGCACTGAGGTCATGAACGACAACCGCGCGAGCATCCTCCTTGTCGATGACATGGAGGACAATCTGATGGCGCTCGAAGCCGTTCTGGGGTCGCTCAACGAACCACTGGTACGCGCCCGTTCGGGCGAGGAGGCAATGAAGGCGATCCTGCGGCAACGATTCGCCGTGATCCTCCTGGACGTACGGATGCCGGGGATGGACGGCTTCGAGACCGCGTCGAACATCAAACGGCTCGACCAGACCAAGGACGTACCCATCATCTTTCTGACGGGCACGGACAACGACGCGGGGTACGCCTTCCGCGGCTACGCGACGGGCGCCGCCGACTACCTCACCAAGCCGTTCGACCCCTGGGTGCTGCGCGCCAAGGTCACCGTCTTCCTCGAACTGCACCGCAAGAACCAGCAGTTGGAGCGCATCCTGGCGCGCGAGCAGCAGCAGTTCGACGAGCTGGCGGCGCGCCTCGCGGCGATCGAGACGCACATGGCCGCCAGCAGCCTCAAGGACGTCCTTGAACTGCGCCACCATGTGACGCACATGGAGGAGATGGTGAAGGAGATGCGGCGCGGACGGGGTGGCAGGTGA
- a CDS encoding HAMP domain-containing protein, translated as MRAARDGDFTKTAVTGGGLAAELHTVFNEMLDRSLHFDSELTRVRREIIRHGHLDERFSASPGQGSWTTRVMNVNSLLNSLVAPAANATRVLNAVAGGDLTQRVDLHDGSRELRGDLRRLGRAVNTMVDQLSLFTGEVTRVAREVGTEGRLGGRAKVRGLSGSWRDVTEAVNTMASRLTAQVRDIALVTTAVAQGDLTRTVTVEATGELLELKLTVNTMVDQLSAFAAEVTRVAREVGTEGQLGGRAQARGVSGVWKDLTDNVNFMASNLTSQVRNIAQVTTAVANGDLSQKITVDARGEILELKSTVNTMVDQLSAFADEVTRVAREVGTEGNLGGRAQVRGVSGVWKDLTDNVNFMADNLTSQVRNIALVSTAVAQGDLGKKITVEAKGEILELKSTINTMVDQLSAFADEVTRVAREVGTEGNLGGQAQVRGVSGVWKDLTDNVNFMALNLTSQVRNIAQVTTAVANGDLSKMITVTARGEILELKDTVNTMVEQLRAFADEVTRVAREVGTDGRLGGRAQVLGVSGVWKDLTDNVNYMADNLTGQVRNIAQVATAVAEGDLSKKIDVDARGEILELKTTINTMVDTLSSFSSEVTRVAREVGSEGQLGGQARVEGVYGTWKRLTTNVNELALNLTTQVRAIAEVASAVAQGDMTRSITVETRGEVSELKDNINLMVSNLRETTRAKDWLESNLARLAGLMQGHRDLMEVADLILRELTPLVNAQYGAFFLADPDAEDSATPQTPPVKGLAFIAGYGSAQGSVVDTGAMPAHGLVRQAALEKKRILVDEVPPDYIKITSGLGDATPASLVIIPILFEDKLLGVIELATFSRFSDVHLAFFDQFVSTIGVAINTIIANSRTESLLSESQRLATQLQDRSDELQLQQAELQRSNAELEEKAALLATSSQYKSEFLANMSHELRTPLNSLLILARLLSDNPDDHLSDQEVQFATTIHRSGSDLLQLINDILDLSKIEAGRMDVRPKSLPLIKVLDYVHATFRPLTLDRGLAFDVSVGEDVPREMFSDEQRLQQILRNLLSNAVKFTASGRVELRVTRVKHPADRPRQDSDDLIGFAVKDTGIGIPPEQLPVIFEAFQQADGTTNRKYGGTGLGLSISREIAGLLGGRITAESSPGQGSTFTLYIPVVHPGHGAAAVAYAAARTNAPPPPEDQAAAMSPHTFRDQGDNWPTPTKLEEYRDGRAGRVLRGRRVLIVDDDIRNVFALTHVLSRVGMPVLYAENGREGIETLERNPDVDIVLMDIMMPEMDGYETIAAIRRTPRWSGLPIIALTAKAMPGDREKAIAQGATDYVPKPVDVDQLLSVACALLAPEGGAAAVELSAPATTPPEKPVVPEQPRAPGESAVPPRSE; from the coding sequence ATGCGGGCCGCGCGGGACGGGGACTTCACCAAGACCGCGGTGACCGGTGGCGGCCTGGCCGCCGAGCTGCACACGGTGTTCAACGAGATGCTGGACCGCTCGCTCCACTTCGACAGCGAACTCACCCGCGTACGCCGGGAGATCATCCGCCACGGCCACCTCGACGAACGGTTCTCGGCGAGCCCCGGACAGGGCAGCTGGACCACCCGCGTCATGAACGTGAACTCGCTGCTCAACTCGCTGGTCGCGCCGGCGGCCAACGCCACGCGCGTCCTGAACGCGGTCGCGGGCGGCGACCTCACCCAGCGTGTGGACCTGCACGACGGCTCGCGTGAACTGCGGGGCGATCTGCGGCGCCTGGGCCGCGCGGTGAACACGATGGTCGACCAGCTGTCGCTCTTCACGGGCGAGGTCACCCGGGTCGCGCGCGAGGTCGGCACGGAAGGGCGGCTCGGCGGGCGTGCCAAAGTCCGTGGCTTGTCCGGGAGTTGGCGGGACGTGACGGAGGCCGTCAACACGATGGCGTCCCGGCTCACCGCCCAGGTCCGGGACATCGCCCTGGTGACGACGGCGGTGGCGCAGGGCGACCTGACGCGTACGGTGACGGTCGAGGCGACGGGCGAGCTGCTTGAGCTGAAGCTCACCGTGAACACGATGGTCGACCAGCTCTCCGCGTTCGCGGCCGAGGTGACGCGGGTGGCGCGCGAGGTCGGCACGGAGGGTCAGCTCGGCGGCCGGGCGCAGGCGCGGGGTGTGTCGGGGGTCTGGAAGGATCTCACCGACAACGTCAACTTCATGGCCTCCAACCTCACTTCGCAGGTACGGAACATCGCACAGGTGACGACCGCCGTCGCGAACGGCGATCTGAGCCAGAAGATCACCGTCGACGCGCGGGGCGAGATCCTGGAGCTGAAGTCGACGGTCAACACGATGGTCGACCAGCTCTCCGCGTTCGCCGACGAGGTGACACGGGTGGCGCGCGAGGTCGGCACGGAAGGCAATCTGGGCGGGCGTGCTCAGGTGCGCGGGGTGTCAGGGGTCTGGAAGGACCTCACCGACAACGTCAACTTCATGGCGGACAACCTCACTTCGCAGGTCCGCAACATCGCGCTGGTGTCGACGGCCGTCGCCCAGGGCGACCTCGGCAAGAAGATCACGGTCGAGGCGAAGGGCGAGATCCTCGAACTGAAGTCGACGATCAACACGATGGTCGACCAGCTCTCCGCGTTCGCCGACGAGGTGACACGGGTGGCGCGCGAGGTCGGCACAGAAGGCAACCTCGGCGGTCAGGCGCAGGTGCGCGGGGTCTCCGGCGTATGGAAAGACCTCACCGACAACGTCAACTTCATGGCGCTGAACCTGACGTCGCAGGTGCGGAACATCGCACAGGTGACGACGGCCGTCGCCAACGGCGATCTGTCCAAGATGATCACGGTGACGGCGCGCGGCGAGATCCTGGAGCTGAAGGACACCGTCAACACGATGGTGGAACAGCTGCGGGCCTTCGCCGACGAGGTGACGCGGGTGGCCCGCGAGGTCGGCACGGACGGGCGGCTCGGCGGCCGGGCCCAGGTCCTCGGCGTATCGGGCGTGTGGAAGGACCTCACGGACAACGTCAACTACATGGCGGACAACCTCACCGGCCAGGTCCGCAACATCGCGCAGGTCGCGACGGCGGTCGCCGAGGGCGACCTGTCCAAGAAGATCGACGTCGACGCGCGCGGCGAGATCCTGGAGCTGAAGACCACCATCAACACCATGGTGGACACGCTGTCCTCGTTCTCCTCCGAGGTCACCCGGGTCGCCCGCGAGGTCGGCTCCGAGGGTCAACTGGGCGGCCAGGCAAGGGTCGAGGGCGTCTACGGCACGTGGAAGCGCCTGACGACGAACGTGAACGAGCTGGCCCTCAACCTCACCACCCAGGTCCGCGCGATCGCCGAGGTCGCGTCCGCCGTCGCCCAGGGCGACATGACCCGCTCCATCACGGTCGAGACCCGCGGCGAGGTCTCCGAACTCAAGGACAACATCAACCTGATGGTGTCCAACCTCCGCGAGACCACCCGCGCCAAGGACTGGCTGGAGTCCAACCTGGCCCGTCTGGCGGGCCTGATGCAGGGCCACCGCGACCTGATGGAGGTCGCCGATCTGATCCTGCGGGAGCTGACCCCGCTGGTGAACGCCCAGTACGGCGCGTTCTTCCTGGCCGACCCGGACGCCGAGGACAGCGCGACGCCGCAGACTCCGCCGGTCAAGGGGCTCGCCTTCATCGCCGGATACGGCTCGGCGCAGGGCTCGGTCGTCGACACCGGCGCGATGCCCGCGCACGGTCTGGTGCGGCAGGCGGCGCTCGAGAAGAAGCGGATCCTCGTCGACGAGGTGCCGCCCGACTACATCAAGATCACCTCGGGGCTCGGGGACGCAACACCGGCCAGCCTCGTGATCATCCCGATCCTCTTCGAGGACAAGCTGCTCGGCGTGATCGAGCTGGCCACGTTCTCCCGCTTCTCCGACGTCCACCTGGCGTTCTTCGACCAGTTCGTGAGCACCATCGGCGTCGCGATCAACACCATCATCGCCAACTCCCGTACGGAATCACTGCTCAGCGAGTCCCAGCGGCTCGCCACCCAGCTGCAGGACCGCTCGGACGAACTCCAGCTCCAGCAGGCCGAGTTGCAGCGCTCCAATGCCGAACTGGAGGAGAAGGCGGCGCTGCTCGCCACGTCGTCGCAGTACAAGTCGGAGTTCCTCGCGAACATGTCGCACGAGCTGCGCACCCCGCTGAACTCGCTGCTCATCCTGGCCCGGCTGCTCTCCGACAACCCCGACGACCATCTCTCGGACCAGGAGGTCCAGTTCGCGACGACCATCCACCGCTCGGGCTCGGACCTTCTCCAGCTCATCAACGACATCCTGGACCTGTCGAAGATCGAGGCGGGCCGGATGGACGTGCGCCCCAAGAGCCTCCCCCTCATCAAGGTCCTCGACTACGTCCACGCGACGTTCCGCCCGCTCACCCTCGACCGCGGTCTCGCCTTCGACGTGTCGGTCGGCGAGGACGTGCCGCGCGAGATGTTCTCCGACGAGCAGCGCCTCCAGCAGATCCTGCGCAACCTCCTGTCGAACGCGGTCAAGTTCACCGCGAGCGGCCGCGTCGAGCTGCGCGTGACCCGCGTCAAGCACCCCGCCGACCGGCCGCGCCAGGACAGCGACGACCTGATCGGCTTCGCCGTCAAGGACACCGGCATCGGCATCCCTCCCGAGCAACTCCCCGTCATCTTCGAGGCGTTCCAGCAGGCCGACGGCACCACCAACCGCAAGTACGGCGGCACCGGCCTCGGCCTCTCCATCAGCCGCGAGATCGCCGGACTCCTCGGCGGCCGCATCACCGCGGAGAGCAGCCCCGGCCAGGGTTCCACCTTCACGCTGTACATCCCCGTGGTGCACCCCGGACACGGCGCCGCCGCGGTGGCGTACGCGGCGGCCCGGACCAACGCCCCGCCGCCCCCGGAGGACCAGGCGGCCGCCATGTCCCCGCACACCTTCCGCGACCAGGGCGACAACTGGCCCACGCCCACCAAGCTGGAGGAGTACCGCGACGGCCGGGCGGGCCGGGTGCTTCGCGGCCGCCGGGTGCTCATCGTGGACGACGACATCCGCAATGTGTTCGCGCTGACACACGTACTGAGCCGGGTGGGCATGCCGGTCCTGTACGCGGAGAACGGCCGCGAGGGCATCGAGACCCTGGAGCGCAACCCGGACGTCGACATCGTCCTGATGGACATCATGATGCCGGAGATGGACGGCTACGAAACGATCGCCGCGATCCGCCGCACCCCGCGCTGGTCCGGCCTCCCCATCATCGCGCTGACCGCCAAGGCGATGCCCGGCGACCGCGAGAAGGCGATCGCGCAGGGCGCCACCGACTACGTACCCAAGCCCGTGGATGTGGACCAACTGCTCAGCGTGGCCTGCGCCCTGCTGGCCCCCGAGGGCGGTGCGGCCGCGGTGGAGCTGTCCGCGCCGGCCACCACACCACCCGAGAAACCCGTTGTCCCGGAGCAGCCGCGCGCACCAGGGGAGAGCGCTGTTCCGCCGAGGTCCGAGTGA
- a CDS encoding SpoIIE family protein phosphatase, whose protein sequence is MGSIPMQRETTFRASLQPEHRPGPPAVVRTSLPGNPMAPAAARRFVRAALADWTELAVPAAAGITDRLADDSVLLASELVTNAVVHAGTTVELLCRLDEAGLGESADALVIEVSDHHPARAVRSEPVPQPPGTPEYGRGLQLVATLSESWGITYRTGTKTVWARLPVEGVQAVQEIESYASEQALQRGLRAAEILAPLPKRITHDTEWVNRGALTFLAEASDLLAGQFDEDLVAALAGQLLVPRLADWCAVWLDDETEAAGRGVGAGEPGTRLARVWHTSEQRIEELRRTLEKDPPRLSDAVGSGAIPVPWPAEALPGEEAGTALAYRLTAGGRALGTLVIGRSGMVRFADEVTGLIEDFSRRVALAVSAARRYQRQANISQVLQRGLLPGSVAEIPGVQSGIVYEPRDKGGPGGDFYDVFQAGKGRWCFALGDVQGKGVEAAVVIGLARPWLRLLAREGYQVAEVLDRLNQLLLDDATEAADAAAAVVAVAGGQGVPPDGATSRFLSLLYGELVPVEGGVRCTIASAGHPLPLLLSPDGDVRGAATPQLLLGVVDDVTYTSETFELRTGDTLLCVTDGVTERRSGRHMFDDEDGLAAALAGCAGLDAGLVAERIKRLVHEFSERPPDDDMAVLVLQAQ, encoded by the coding sequence GTGGGGTCCATTCCGATGCAACGGGAGACCACTTTCCGTGCGTCCCTCCAGCCGGAGCACCGCCCCGGCCCGCCGGCGGTGGTGCGCACATCGCTGCCCGGCAACCCGATGGCGCCCGCCGCCGCGCGCAGGTTCGTGCGCGCGGCGCTCGCCGACTGGACCGAACTCGCCGTGCCCGCGGCCGCGGGCATCACCGACCGCCTCGCGGACGACTCGGTGCTCCTGGCGAGCGAACTCGTCACGAACGCCGTGGTGCACGCGGGCACCACCGTCGAGCTCCTGTGCCGGCTCGACGAGGCAGGCCTGGGCGAGAGCGCCGACGCCCTGGTCATCGAGGTCTCCGACCACCACCCCGCCCGCGCCGTCCGCAGCGAGCCCGTGCCCCAGCCGCCCGGCACCCCCGAGTACGGCAGGGGCCTGCAACTCGTCGCGACCCTCTCCGAGTCCTGGGGCATCACCTACCGCACCGGCACCAAGACCGTCTGGGCCCGCCTCCCCGTCGAGGGCGTACAGGCCGTCCAGGAGATCGAGTCGTACGCCAGTGAACAGGCCCTGCAGCGCGGGCTGCGCGCCGCCGAGATCCTCGCGCCGCTGCCGAAGCGGATCACGCACGACACGGAGTGGGTCAACCGCGGCGCGCTCACCTTCCTCGCCGAGGCCTCCGACCTGCTCGCCGGACAGTTCGACGAGGATCTGGTGGCGGCGCTCGCCGGGCAGCTCCTGGTGCCCCGGCTCGCCGACTGGTGCGCCGTCTGGCTCGACGACGAGACGGAGGCCGCCGGGCGCGGCGTCGGCGCCGGGGAGCCCGGCACCCGCCTCGCCCGCGTCTGGCACACCAGTGAGCAGCGCATAGAGGAACTGCGCCGCACCTTGGAGAAGGACCCGCCCCGGCTGTCCGACGCGGTCGGCTCCGGCGCGATCCCCGTGCCCTGGCCCGCCGAGGCGCTGCCCGGCGAGGAGGCCGGCACGGCGCTCGCCTACCGCCTGACCGCGGGCGGACGCGCGCTCGGCACGCTCGTCATCGGGCGGTCCGGAATGGTGCGCTTCGCCGACGAGGTCACCGGACTCATCGAGGACTTCAGCCGCCGCGTCGCCCTCGCCGTCAGCGCGGCCCGCCGCTACCAGCGACAGGCCAATATCAGCCAAGTCCTGCAGCGCGGCCTGCTGCCAGGTTCCGTGGCCGAAATTCCCGGCGTACAGAGCGGCATCGTCTACGAACCGCGGGACAAGGGCGGCCCCGGCGGCGACTTCTACGACGTGTTCCAGGCCGGCAAGGGACGCTGGTGCTTCGCGCTCGGCGACGTCCAGGGCAAGGGCGTCGAGGCGGCCGTCGTCATCGGCCTCGCCCGGCCCTGGCTGCGGCTGCTCGCCCGCGAGGGCTACCAGGTCGCGGAGGTCCTCGACCGCCTCAACCAGCTCCTCCTCGACGACGCGACGGAGGCGGCGGACGCGGCCGCCGCGGTGGTCGCGGTGGCGGGCGGCCAGGGCGTGCCGCCGGACGGCGCCACGTCCCGCTTCCTTTCCCTCCTCTACGGCGAGCTGGTGCCCGTCGAGGGAGGCGTCCGCTGCACCATCGCGAGCGCGGGACACCCGCTGCCCCTCCTGCTCTCCCCCGACGGGGACGTCCGGGGAGCGGCCACGCCCCAGCTCCTCCTCGGGGTCGTCGACGACGTGACGTACACGAGTGAGACCTTCGAATTACGGACCGGCGACACGCTCCTCTGCGTCACGGACGGCGTCACGGAGCGCCGCTCGGGCCGCCACATGTTCGACGACGAGGACGGCCTCGCGGCGGCGCTGGCCGGCTGCGCGGGGCTCGACGCCGGTCTGGTCGCGGAGCGGATCAAACGACTGGTGCACGAGTTCTCCGAGCGGCCGCCGGACGACGACATGGCGGTGCTTGTGCTGCAGGCGCAGTAG
- the hemW gene encoding radical SAM family heme chaperone HemW — protein MPSALPDGEPMPEDGTLPASALQGAGARPLGFYLHVPYCATRCGYCDFNTYTATELRGSGGVLASRDNYADTLIDEVRLARKVLGDDPRPVRTVFVGGGTPTLLAAGDLVRMLGAVRDEFGLADDAEITTEANPESVGPEYLGELRAGGFNRISFGMQSAKQHVLQVLDRTHTPGRPEACVAEARAAGFDHVNLDLIYGTPGESDADWRASLDAAIGAGPDHVSAYALIVEEGTQLARRIRRGEVPMTDDDVHADRYLIADEVLGGAGFSWYEVSNWATSEAGRCLHNELYWRGADWWGAGPGAHSHVGGVRWWNVKHPGAYAGALAAGRSPGAGRELLSAEDRRVERILLELRLLSGCPLSLLRPAGRAAAGRALEEGLLEAGPFGEGRAVLTLRGRLLADGVVRDLVD, from the coding sequence ATGCCTTCCGCACTGCCCGATGGTGAGCCCATGCCCGAGGACGGGACGCTGCCCGCGTCCGCCCTGCAGGGGGCGGGGGCCCGTCCGCTCGGCTTCTACCTCCACGTTCCGTACTGCGCCACGCGCTGCGGATACTGCGACTTCAACACGTACACGGCGACCGAGCTGCGCGGTTCCGGCGGCGTCCTCGCCTCGCGCGACAACTACGCGGACACGCTGATCGACGAGGTCCGCCTCGCCCGGAAGGTACTGGGCGACGACCCGCGCCCGGTGCGGACCGTGTTCGTGGGAGGGGGTACGCCGACGCTGCTGGCGGCGGGTGATCTTGTCCGCATGCTGGGTGCCGTACGGGATGAGTTCGGCCTCGCGGACGACGCGGAGATCACTACTGAGGCGAACCCGGAGTCGGTCGGGCCCGAGTACCTGGGCGAGCTCAGGGCCGGTGGCTTCAACCGCATCTCCTTCGGCATGCAGAGCGCGAAGCAGCACGTCCTGCAGGTGCTCGACCGTACGCACACGCCGGGCCGCCCCGAGGCGTGCGTGGCGGAGGCCCGTGCGGCGGGCTTCGACCACGTGAACCTGGACCTGATCTACGGCACCCCGGGGGAGTCCGACGCCGACTGGCGGGCCTCCCTCGACGCGGCGATCGGGGCGGGCCCCGACCACGTCAGTGCCTACGCGCTGATCGTGGAGGAAGGCACCCAGCTGGCGCGGCGGATCCGGCGCGGGGAGGTGCCGATGACGGACGACGACGTGCACGCGGACCGGTACCTGATCGCCGATGAGGTGCTCGGGGGCGCGGGATTCTCCTGGTACGAGGTGTCCAACTGGGCCACCTCGGAGGCGGGGCGGTGTCTGCACAACGAGTTGTACTGGCGGGGGGCCGACTGGTGGGGGGCCGGGCCGGGGGCCCACAGCCATGTCGGGGGTGTGCGGTGGTGGAACGTGAAGCATCCGGGGGCGTACGCGGGGGCGCTGGCTGCCGGGCGGTCGCCCGGGGCCGGGCGGGAGCTCCTCTCTGCGGAGGACCGCCGGGTGGAACGGATCCTGCTTGAGCTGCGGCTGCTTTCTGGGTGCCCTTTGTCTTTGCTCCGCCCTGCGGGTCGGGCGGCGGCGGGCCGGGCGTTGGAGGAGGGGCTGCTGGAGGCGGGGCCGTTCGGGGAGGGGCGGGCTGTGCTGACCCTGCGGGGGCGGTTGCTGGCGGATGGGGTGGTGCGGGATCTCGTCGACTGA
- a CDS encoding DUF3097 domain-containing protein, whose protein sequence is MRQYSPDLTPPWKKPKPVPEVAADAGLVVEELSTGFCGAVIRCEKTAEGLTVTLEDRFGKHRVFPMTPGGFSLEGRTVTLVRAATSTPVRPTRTASGSVAVPGARARVARAGRIYVEGRHDAELVERVWGDDLRIEGVVVEYLEGIDDLPAIVAEFAPGPDARLGVLVDHLVPGSKESRIAASVSSAHALVVGHPYIDVWEAVKPGSVGIAGWPRVPRGQDWKTGVCHALGWAPNTGAAWQRILGSVRSYRDLEPELLGRVEELIDFVTAP, encoded by the coding sequence ATGCGCCAGTACTCCCCCGACCTCACCCCGCCGTGGAAGAAGCCGAAGCCCGTGCCGGAGGTCGCCGCGGATGCGGGCCTCGTGGTGGAGGAGCTGAGCACCGGTTTCTGCGGGGCGGTGATCCGCTGCGAGAAGACCGCGGAGGGGCTGACGGTCACCCTGGAGGACCGCTTCGGCAAGCACCGCGTCTTCCCGATGACGCCGGGCGGCTTCTCCCTGGAGGGCCGTACGGTCACGCTGGTGAGGGCGGCCACCTCCACTCCGGTACGCCCCACCCGTACCGCTTCCGGTTCGGTGGCGGTGCCGGGAGCGCGGGCCCGGGTCGCCCGCGCGGGTCGGATCTACGTCGAGGGCCGCCACGACGCGGAGCTGGTGGAGCGGGTCTGGGGCGACGATCTCCGTATCGAGGGGGTGGTCGTCGAGTACCTGGAGGGCATCGACGACCTGCCCGCGATCGTCGCGGAGTTCGCGCCAGGGCCGGACGCGCGGCTCGGCGTCCTGGTGGACCACCTGGTTCCCGGCTCGAAGGAGTCCCGTATCGCGGCGTCCGTGAGCAGCGCGCACGCGCTGGTCGTCGGCCACCCGTACATCGACGTGTGGGAGGCGGTGAAGCCGGGGTCCGTGGGCATCGCGGGGTGGCCCCGGGTGCCGCGGGGCCAGGACTGGAAGACGGGCGTCTGCCATGCCCTGGGCTGGGCCCCCAATACAGGCGCCGCCTGGCAGCGGATCCTGGGCTCGGTACGCAGCTACCGGGATCTGGAGCCGGAACTCCTGGGCCGGGTGGAAGAACTGATCGACTTCGTCACGGCCCCCTAG